GCACAGCCGCGGGGCTGCCCATCGCGCGCAGTTCAGTGGCGAGCGTTCCGAAAGGACAACCATTGCGCGCCGCTTCGTCGGGGTCTTCGAGCAGCCAGTCGAAGTAGGCGGCGAACCAGGCTGGTGCTGGCTCGCTGGGCAGGCTTGCGAGCAGTTCGAGCAGTTCCCGTTCGCATCCGTCGAGAACGGCATAGATCAGCTCGTCACGCGTCTTGAAGTAGTAATAGAGATTTCCCAGGGGAATGCCGGCGGCCTGGGCAACATCTTTGAGGGTGCTGTCGCACACGCTCCTGGTACGGTAGAGCTGTAGCGCCGCGGTGACGATCTGGTTTCGTTTGTTGCGGGCAGAGCGGCCGGTCATGGGCCTCAAGATGCCATGAAGTGCAATCGAATTTTGTTGACGTACCTCCACCGTACGCTAAGTCAGCAATACAACTGAGTTCGCAACTTCGCCTCCGCCTGCCCCTGAAAGAGAGACAGA
The Deinococcus peraridilitoris DSM 19664 genome window above contains:
- a CDS encoding TetR/AcrR family transcriptional regulator, with the protein product MTGRSARNKRNQIVTAALQLYRTRSVCDSTLKDVAQAAGIPLGNLYYYFKTRDELIYAVLDGCERELLELLASLPSEPAPAWFAAYFDWLLEDPDEAARNGCPFGTLATELRAMGSPAAVRAVQVVQVYLDAFRERVRTFQVPTEEADEIFLTVQGAYVIARTLNDPALFEQGVRRLRERMEVRLS